The Deinococcota bacterium genome contains the following window.
AGGAAGACCTGCTCGGCTTCTGATGGTCGTCGACAGCAGCGTATTGCTGCTGATCCTCTTCGAGGAGAGTGGTGCCGAGGAGGCCGTCTACGCCCTCGAGCGCAGCCCCAAGCTGATCATGGCCTCCCCGACACTTTTGGAGACGGAGATCGTCTACGGGTCCAGGCGCGGCTTCAACCTCGGCAACGTCGCGGAACTTGTCGAGCGCTTGGGCGTCAAGCTGCGTCCGTTCACGGCCGAGCACGTTTTGGAAGCGAAACTGGCCTATGCGCGCTTTGGCAAGGGGCAGGGGCACCCCGCGCAACTGAACTTCGGTGACTGCGTGAGTTATGCCTTGGCGAAGACCGAGGCTCGAGCGTTGGCGTGTAAGGGCGACGACTTCAAGCTGACCGACCTGACGGTGGTGACGTTAGGCTAGGTAACGTTGGGCTAGGCGCCGTAAGCGAGCTTGCCTTCCCGCTTTGCTCCTGCTACGGCAGCCGGTGAATCGCTCGGCCCCATTCACGAGCGTCGTCCCGCCTTCAGGCCTCGAGGTGGAGGTCTTCGCCGCGCGCGTCCGCGCGGACGCGGCCGCCGTCCTTGAGGCTGCCGAAGAGCACGGCGTCGGCCAGCGGCTTCTTGAGCAGTTCCTGGATCAGCCGGGCCAAGGGCCGCGCCCCGTAGAGTGGGTCGAAACCGCGCCGCAAGAGCAGCGCCTTGGCCGCGGGCGTCACCGTGAGCTCAACCTC
Protein-coding sequences here:
- a CDS encoding type II toxin-antitoxin system VapC family toxin, with product MVVDSSVLLLILFEESGAEEAVYALERSPKLIMASPTLLETEIVYGSRRGFNLGNVAELVERLGVKLRPFTAEHVLEAKLAYARFGKGQGHPAQLNFGDCVSYALAKTEARALACKGDDFKLTDLTVVTLG